The following nucleotide sequence is from Pagrus major chromosome 13, Pma_NU_1.0.
ATAGTAGTTATGCTAACGGTGGCTAACGCTAACTAGGTTAACTTCCGGATTGTCCTGTGAAGGCACTCTGGGATATATTATTTAGATATCTGTGGGATTAGATGACACCAGGAGGCTTTCACTGTCGTTTGCAAACAGCATTTGTATATAAATTATTCTGTCCCAGGCATTTTGATCCATATAATCGGTTGATCAGTCTCCAGGATCAATACAACATTAAAGCAGTTTCCACTGTACAATAACTTGTGGTTGAAGTCGTCTTGTGCACGCGATAGTTCTcacttaaatgtgttattttccaGCTCAAAGACCAAGAAAACTGAGTCATATCATATAATTTTGTTTGACTTATTACTTATTACTTATCTGTCTCTTACAGATGCATATTTCAATCTTAACTCCCGGTTTCGGGACGGCGGAGAGTTGATCACCCTCCAGCCGCAGCACATCGAGGGAGCAGCTCTCACCCAGCAAAGCTGCTCAACATCTGGTTCAGCTCTCAGGTCGACGCACGGCCACCAGGTAAACGCAGGCTGTCGAAGTTATGAGGACGctgctgagtgaatgtgaagtctgtgctGGTAAATCTGCAGGAACAGATAGTTAAActacgaggcatagaaatgggGTTCACACAGAAttggaaaagccataagggggtcatcGAAATGGAACGgaccgccacgcccaccaggaataaggtaggcgaaagcttttgacaacttttcatcatcaaggtatgaggatgagacttagtgagtgtgaagtctgtggcgttaaatttgtaggacaagttaaataaagaacgaggcatagaaatgggtttgtacaaaatgggaaaagccataagaggggcgttagggggcgctactgagctgttgtGCCGCGCGTGAGGGCAGATGTGGTATCGAATTAACGTACTCATGCGTTAGAAGCTACgggccaaatttggtgagtctgcgaacatcctaaagtcccgaAAACAGCGTCGAAAAGATGAGAATCGCAACAAAAATAATTCCCggctaaatccttgagacccatgaGTCCTGTAAAGTTCATGACGAGCCGAGAAAGTTTTTGGTCACATGACCCgacgttaggtggcgctatggagtccccgGGCCTCACTGTGAATTGTAACAGCAGCGCACCAATGAGACGTATGTTCCGAGTTTGGTGAGCGTTGGGGTGCGTTCGGCCGCCGAATGTGCAGTCGAAtggaaggaaaaaggaaaagaaaaagaaaatccttacagatacaataggtcctcaGGTCCTCGCACGAGAgtcgtgctcgggccctaataataatgacaataataataaataatagatacataaatacattttaaaaaatgtcattacagAAGAAATTGTGACAGCTTGACAAAAAGTAAAATAGTTCCTATTAACTGtgaaagatattttatttttttaaggagatTTTCAGTAGAAATTCGGTCTTCTGCAGataaaaagcaagaaaacacGAGACCAAGAggtaaaaaagacatgaaataaaacagctgttGTGATGTGAAAACTTTGGAGTTACTGATCAGAAAAACTAAGATGTGTTCGTATGTGTCTGTTTGCACAGCTGAGCAACCGCAGCATCTGATATCTCTGGTGTAACATTATGTGGCGGTGCCTCCAGGAAGGAGAGGTACGTGGCTATAACACACGGTCTGAATGTGCTGTCCAATGAGACCATGAGGAACAGTgcagtaaagaaagaaaagccaaCGGAAGAAGCTGATATGTGTAAGCTTTGACTCGCTGCTGTACTTCTCTTTTATCATGTGACGACTCACACTGCttattcaaacaataaatgGATGTGGTTTATCATGTTGTCACAcactcagctgctgtttgaGATCAGACACTCCTCTAGAAAGCAGAGGACAGTGAGCAGAGTGTAAACTGCAGGAATGGACTTTTAATTTGCCTTTTTAACCAACATCTGACCATGAGGACACAAAGAAACTGGAGAGGCTATGATGAACATGTGTTTGAAAGTCGGCACTTGAAGCTGAATGACTTGCAAGAGGAGGCTCGAGACTTGAAAAACATATACCTCCCAAATGATTTTGACAATGCCTGTCCCCGACCAGAGTTTCATCTGTCTCATCTGCAACAcgacacagacagagatggatTACGTGGCATCTGGAGGGATGACGGCTTCAAGAACACACATGGAGGCTCTCTGGTGTGGTGGAGTCTGGCTGTGGGGCCTGATGACATAACGTCAGCTGAGAGGAGGCTCCTGGAGACGACCTACCCCGACCGGACGGAGGAGCAGGTCCAGATGCAGCAGAGCTTCCTGGGGAAGTTTGCCACCTCCCCGGCCTTCTCAGAGCGCTCCAGGCTGGGCTCGTACCGCTTCACCTTCCCCCtggaggaggtgctggaggcCTACAGCCAGCAGGTAGTAGATTACTTAAAGGAGCAggctgtagttttgttgaagaaatgagaacagcttgttggTTCACTCATGGACAAaagtttgtattgttacctcattaatattgtaaaaactttcttctctaaaactacgtagtgctccATTTATTTGTGAGGACTCTTCCACTAAAACCTCCTTTATGGTTCCAGTTTTGCTCCGGTGCTCAGCCCGTCATGCGGGTGTTCAAGACCATCCTGTACAAACAGAAAGTGATGTACGTTGTGCTGGTCCACAGTCCGGTCAGTGATGAGCTGTTATCAGACCGTCCTCTGCTGACTGACGACCCAAACTCTGTCTGCTCCTACAGAGACGGCTG
It contains:
- the LOC141007727 gene encoding uncharacterized protein → MRTQRNWRGYDEHVFESRHLKLNDLQEEARDLKNIYLPNDFDNACPRPEFHLSHLQHDTDRDGLRGIWRDDGFKNTHGGSLVWWSLAVGPDDITSAERRLLETTYPDRTEEQVQMQQSFLGKFATSPAFSERSRLGSYRFTFPLEEVLEAYSQQFCSGAQPVMRVFKTILYKQKVMYVVLVHSPVSDELLSDRPLLTDDPNSVCSYRDGCFTWRPLSMCGTHNYRLVRRPGERRMEVEEVAPRLRYCVWDQVAVALHVDRQVLNFDSARLRQNLKYCSRAYPSITPHYKFDDFPDAEQIVQILWPNCPSRLERAEQPDTEPGTQHDGTFMEH